aaaaaattaattatttagtttattctaagaaaaaaatttaattagtattattaaattaataaataattaattgcaTCCTTCTAATTGGAagaagttatttaggtaggttcAATCTCAATAGAGAAAAATCATAGTTACAAACAACTACAAGACTgtcaaaaggaaaaaaacaacTACAAGTAGATCACCGATCAGCGTCCAAACTGCAACGGGAGGCTGCCACGTGTTAACGGATGTCATGATTTCCATCTAAGCAAGAAGCACGCAAGAGCACCCCACGAAATTAACGGACAAAAGCTAAAAGGGAAAATATTGGTTCAATAAGAGGGAAAGATGAGAACTTGGGATCCGAGAAAGACCATTGTGTGGCTCAGGCTCTGGCTCTGCATAGAGGAGGAGAAAGCTCAGTCTCAGGCTCAAGCTGGTGGCGTAGCAAAGGTAAGCGGAAGCAACCACCACCCCCCGCCACCACCTCGTCTTCCACTGTTCAGAATATTACCGCCATTTTCTTCTCTTCACTCTGTCTCGGTTGCTCGCATTTAGAGGTGCTCCTGAATTTCAAACTCCTTCTCTCGATCCCCAATTCTTATTACTTCCACGGATAATTTCGTAGTTTCCAAGGAGTTTGTCTCGCAATTGATGCGTGCATGAATCTACCTCTGATTTTTGGTTTCTTATAATCTGCTCTCACATATTGCTGCTCGCCTACTGGATCTGGAGTTTTTCAAACTTTCAGAGACCTTTTTGAAGGTATTCCTTGTTCCTGCATTCTCTTACAGCGCCCTTTTCTCCTCTCTTTCTgtgcttcctcttcttcttctgtcTCCTTAGCACTGCAATGTTTTTGTTTGCCCTCTTAAAGCCAGTTTAGAATCGTTGAATTTTTGTTAGCATCAATCAATCCTTTACACAGAATGCGATTCATCTTAAATTCGCAGCATTTGCAACGAGCTGTATATTCTTTAGTTAGACGCCAGGTCTTTGATATTATTATTCTAACAATTGTCTTCTAGATGTGATCACCGGTCTGTTGTTCATATGGGCTCTGGTAGCAGGCGATTCCTTGCAACTCCCATGAACGAGATATTATTTTCCTTGTTATATATAATTTGGGATGAATGTGTTTTAAGGCCAGTAAGGTTTTTGGAGGAATAAAGAACGCCAAAACCCTCACTTTTGGTTTATCCACCCATTAAATTGATGGGTTTGAGAGGTTAGGATATGATGGACAGTGGAAGTTAAGGAAGATGAGTATGATTGTATTAAGGAATTTTCATTTGGAGACCCAGAgttttgttaaaattataagtcCCCGCGTTTTAATCCGAAGCtagtttgagaaaaaaaaaatctgtttGATATACTGTACTACATCAGATTTACATTTAGGTATTTGAAACATTCAGAAAAAATTTCAACAACATTGTGAATTTTTTTCCACCTTGTAATCTCATTACTTCATTTTTCCGTTTGCTCTGCAGTCAAAACATTTACTTGATTGAGATGTCATTGAAGGGCTTTGTGCGCGAGTTTAGGGAGATAAGAGAGGATATTAGCACCTTATCAATTGGAAAATTACATACAAAGGGAATGGGCCGCCGTGGGCGAGCACATATAGCTCCTGAAGGTGGGTCTGAATTGCCATTTGAAGTGAGTGGTCAGAGTCCATGGGCAAACTTGCCCCCAGAATTGCTCCATGACATAATTAGGCGTGTTGAGGCTAAAGAGACCTCATGGCCTGCCCGGAGGGATGTTGTTGCTTGTGCTTCTGTTTGTAAATCCTGGAGGGAGATCACGAAAGGAATTGTTAAGACCCCCGAGCAATGTGGCTACCTTACTTTCCCAATCTCAATAAAGcaggttttattttatttatttttattttttgactcCCCTTTGAAATGATATCTTAATGGTAGTCTGTTTTCACCACCTGTTTAGCTGCTAATATATATGCATCTTTTTCTCTGGTTCTGTTTCAGCCGGGGCCAAGAGATGTTCCTATTCAGTGTTTTATTAGGCGGGAAAGGGCAACTTCAACGTATCTGTTGTATCTTGGCTTGAGCCCTGGTAAACATCTCTACTCTTTTCATCAAACAAGGGTGTACAGAATTTGGGGAATGGTTTAATACTTGGTATCTGGTTTATGAACTTCGAAATGAAAAGTAGAGTTATCACTGTGCAGTTCTATAATAATAGGAATTTTGATGTTTTACAATGTTGTTGCCACTTTTATTCTGTGCATTACTTTGCAAAGCTCACCTAAGAAAAGAGGCGGTAGCTTGATTATTGGTGGTATTTTCTGGACCTTAGCTAAATGAAATTGCATTAGTTCAGATGTAACATTTTGCTGTACCATTTTATTGTcggattcaaaattttaaagtgGTGCCTTCAGACTTTTTTGAATTTCATGAACCTGATATTGGATTTGTATTTGTTTATTCCAGATTTTTTCAACctttatatatttcttttagTTTTAGACTTAAATAAACTACGTAATTCAGCTGTTAATAATATGATGTTATTGAATTGCAGCTCTGTCTGGCGATATGAGTAAACTGTTATTAGCAGCAAAGAAAGTTAGACGGGCAACGAGTACCAATTTTCGAATATCCTTAGTTGGAAGTGATTTCTGTCAAACAAGCAATACCTATGTTGGAAAACTGAAGTATGTTATCTGGCATTCCTATACTTATATTACTGCATTCTTTTTGCATGCAACTGAGTGTCAAACTCTGAACAGGTCTAATTTTCTCGGAACCAAATTCACTATTTATGATAGTCAGCCTCCACATCCAGCAATGCAATCCAACTGTAAGCCACATAGAAAAATCCATTCAGTTCAAGTTTCTGTGTTGGTACCTGCTAGAATCTACAATGTTGCCACCGTTTCTTATGAGCTCAATATCCTCCGAACCAGAGGCCCAAGGAGAATGCAGTGCACCATGCACTCAATTCCCATATCTTCAATTGAAGTAGGGGGAACTACCCCTACTCCAACAGAATTCATAAGCTCTAGCGATGAGCAAATCCCTCCATCATCCATTTCAAAATCAAAGAAGTCGCTCATCGGATGCAGCTCAACTAGCCTTGATGGGTCAAACGAACAAATTTGCATCAGAAAAGATCCCTTGGTCTTGAAAAATAAAGCACCAAGATGGCACGAGCAACTGCAGTGCTGGTGTCTGAATTTCAAAGGACGGGTCACAGTGGCCTCTGTTAAGAATTTCCAACTGGTGGCAGCTGTTGAGCTTGGCCAAAATGTGCCACCAGAAGAACAGGAAAAAGTTATTCTACAATTTGGAAAGATTGGGAAAGACATCTTCACCATGGACTATCGCTACCCACTGTCTGCATTCCAAGCCTTTGCAATATGCTTGAGCAGCTTTGACACTAAACCTGCCTGTGAATGACTATACTAATTTACCATCTTGGGTCAAAGTCCCAATAGTCGTCCCTAAAATTTTGTTGTATATACTTTTCTTTGAAGGAAACACTTTAAGAATTGGCTTTTGTCATCATTTCTGCTAGTACATGCATGTCGCATCTACACAAGTTTTCAagtctatttattttaataaattgaatttccAGACCAGAATCTACATTGCAGAGAATTTTACTTTCATCTTAGATGCATTCCTTGAAGTCAAGTGTGCAGTACAATGCACTAAACATTCATTATCATAACATGCTGAAGtattattatttgtaaaaaGCATGGTTGCAAGTTTGCAACCAAAAATTACAGAAGGAAAATAGAAAAGACGGGTCATAAAAGCATGATTTTCTGGATGCATATCGCATCCTTATTATCAATTTTGTGAATCTTTATTGCCTTGTACACAATAACTGTGTTTCTGCAGTGGATGGACGCTTGAGATTGTGATTTGATAGCTCAAAGAACACCCAAGTCTTTGTCTTTACCCATCTCTGCACAGTTATAGCGGCAACCATGTCTTCGAGGCTTTTCAGGATTATCAGGATCCGAGTCACTTGGTTCCAAGAAAAGCCCTCTTAGGCATCTTCGTCTTATTGTGGGTTCGTAAGTAAGCTTCTGAGCAGGGGTGATATTGAACTCAGCCTTGTGTGTCTCCATAGTCTCTGGTTTAGCATTTGGATTGATGGGTTCTGCTAGATTCTGGGAGAGAACCAGCTGAACGCCAGGATTTCTCTCGTTCACTGAACTTTCAAATAGCATTGAGTTATTGATACTCTGTGTATTGCTGTTGACATATGCCTTCTTAACCGGCTCTTCTCTGGCAGGAGTTTTTGACCTTCCTTTTGTGCTTTCATCTCCATCGGTGGTTGCTCCGGTGCTATCATCTGGGTTGAGTTTATAACCCCGGTGAATGTGCAAGGACCCATCCTTTCTTGCTGGTTCTGAACCCACATGCATAGATGCCCCTCTGTTTTCACCAGCTATTGTCACAATGCTAACTGGTTTTTCATCCCCTGGATACTTTAGTTGTCCTACTCCCAGCTTATGAACGAACTTGAAAATATCGTCTCTGATATCTTTTTGAAATGAAACTTGTTCTCCATTGGCCATGCCAGGCTTTTGATGAGATTCAGTTAATTTGTTCCTGCCCTTTGGTTGAGTTGAGCTCACAGTTTTGATATGTTCGCCACTGGAGCTGATGCTCGTTGTCTTCTTATCTTCCCTCTCTTGCTTCTTCTTTTCAGAATGAAATTCCGCAATCATCAGCTGCTCTTTGGGTTGTGCTCCGATCCCAAGTATTGAGCTCTTCAATGATTCTTCTTTAGTTGGAGCATTTGTCTCTCTTTTCAGCAATTCAACTTCTTTGCCTTCTTTGGTTTCCTTCGTTGCTTGTGACAATAATTCTACAGGCTTTGATTCTTGTTGAGAGGCTGATAATGGGGGTTGAGTA
The sequence above is a segment of the Manihot esculenta cultivar AM560-2 chromosome 5, M.esculenta_v8, whole genome shotgun sequence genome. Coding sequences within it:
- the LOC110615626 gene encoding tubby-like F-box protein 5, with the translated sequence MSLKGFVREFREIREDISTLSIGKLHTKGMGRRGRAHIAPEGGSELPFEVSGQSPWANLPPELLHDIIRRVEAKETSWPARRDVVACASVCKSWREITKGIVKTPEQCGYLTFPISIKQPGPRDVPIQCFIRRERATSTYLLYLGLSPALSGDMSKLLLAAKKVRRATSTNFRISLVGSDFCQTSNTYVGKLKSNFLGTKFTIYDSQPPHPAMQSNCKPHRKIHSVQVSVLVPARIYNVATVSYELNILRTRGPRRMQCTMHSIPISSIEVGGTTPTPTEFISSSDEQIPPSSISKSKKSLIGCSSTSLDGSNEQICIRKDPLVLKNKAPRWHEQLQCWCLNFKGRVTVASVKNFQLVAAVELGQNVPPEEQEKVILQFGKIGKDIFTMDYRYPLSAFQAFAICLSSFDTKPACE
- the LOC110615625 gene encoding proteoglycan 4, with protein sequence MADQRPFGRFRLPWLSATTARPAVEPQPARPPVEIIQAPAQPAATFPVQRPPFRPAGIASVLPVQSQPQAPQRAETRPPSPARSTIESQLPASPSRARTQTRGASVPPSPSRVASQPASPSRSASEGRAATQTQSPSRVAPQPRAASVPPSPTRTSSQPQPTVQTVPQPSLFAPRFAGQTSSQPSSPSRGATQVRPPVPQPPSPPKKPQPTVQETLQPRAVSTQPPLSASQQESKPVELLSQATKETKEGKEVELLKRETNAPTKEESLKSSILGIGAQPKEQLMIAEFHSEKKKQEREDKKTTSISSSGEHIKTVSSTQPKGRNKLTESHQKPGMANGEQVSFQKDIRDDIFKFVHKLGVGQLKYPGDEKPVSIVTIAGENRGASMHVGSEPARKDGSLHIHRGYKLNPDDSTGATTDGDESTKGRSKTPAREEPVKKAYVNSNTQSINNSMLFESSVNERNPGVQLVLSQNLAEPINPNAKPETMETHKAEFNITPAQKLTYEPTIRRRCLRGLFLEPSDSDPDNPEKPRRHGCRYNCAEMGKDKDLGVL